TGCCATAAAAGAACGCAGCCATGGACAAATTGGTGAGCACCCCGAAACGTGAGGTCAATACAATCAGTGGTTGCGTCAACAGGATTACCAACAACGCATTGACGATGCCTACTGCACTGAACACGGTGGCAGCCTGACCTACCGTCACCACATCAAGCCATAAAGGCAATTGGTACTCACGCTGTGCATCCAGCACCGACAATGCAAAGAACATAGCCCCTGCGGCAATCACAATCCGAGGCACATCGGCAATTGCGCCGAAAGAAGCCCTCCCGGCTTGGCGCATACCTTCCGAGCGCTTGGGCAGAGTCAGAAAAAGGCTCGCCAAAAAGCACAACACACTCACGACCATCGAGAAACTCATCAGGTAGTGACTGTCCAGGCCGAGCAGATACCCCCCCACCACAAACAACAGCGCAGCTCCCAGGTTGCTGGCCAGGTGCAAATAGCCAAAGGAAGAGATACGGTTGCTTTCGTCGACTACCAAGGAGGTCAGAACACTGAATACCGGCGTGATTAATCCCGCGCACAGCATGAACAACAGCACCATCACAATGGAAGCGGTTGATGAGCTGAGCACGGCTGCGAACAACAAACAAACAGACGAGCAGAATGATGTGCCGATCAGCAACCCGCGAAAGGAGCAACGCCCGACCAAGACTCCGCCCAGCAGGTTTCCAACAAGATAGGAGGCTGACATCAGCGTGACTACTAATGCAACTGCTGAACTGTCGAGCTGATAATTACGCTGAAAAAACAAGGCAGCAAAAGGCCCCAAGGCGTTCGCCATGACGAACAGCACTCGAAGCAAAATGATGTTGCGCATCCCAGCCGCCAAACCGGATCCTTTCAGCCATCGTTTCACGTGAAGGTCACCTTGACGCCGCACAGGTGTGCAATGCCCACTCGGACAAACTCTTGCCAACCAAAGTGATTGGAGCCTGCCTTGCCAGTGAAACCAAGGCGAACTCTCGGCAATGCTGATTCCTTGCTTCCAGCAACAAAAATATATTTCATCTTGCCTCCTCTCCCTATCCATAGGGTTTCAAAGATAAAAAGGCTCCGCCCTGAAGATGAGTGCTCAACAGCTGCTCCTACCCATCGGATTTAAGTGCTAAATGAGCACCTCATCTACATTGATCAAATCGCTCTGATGCGCCCATTTGAAAATACCATGAGCTTCAGTGTTCACTCAGTGAAACCCGCACCAGCAAGCTTTACCGATCAACTATTTTCACGCTATCCAAACAAGTAGAACTTTCACTGCCACGAAGTATTGCGATCAGAAAGGCCTTCAGGTCCGATGACACAGGAATGGCAACACGCAACATATTGCAAAGTAGTCCGAAGCTATGAGGGTACTGCGAACAGTCACTTACGCGAATATTGGCTTGAGCGAATGATTTGGCCAAACGACCGTCTTGTTGATCCTGCATCAACAGAAAGTTTGTATCGCTGTCATACACAGTAATCGCATTAGCCCGGCAGACTTCAATAATGTCACTCTTTATCTTGGCGAGCTTATTGTGAGCCATTTGCAATGCGTCCCGGTTTTGCAAACAGAACAGTGCAGCCTTTACCGCAACATGGTTTACATCCCAGGGCCCGCGCACTTTCATCAGCTCGCGAATTGACACCGGTCGCGTAACCACATACCCCAGGCGCAACCCGGCAAGACCGAAATACTTCGAGAACGAGCGAATGATGAATAGCTGTCTGACCTCGCTGAAGGAGGTGAGACACGATTGCTGCAGGTACTCAAAGTAACACTCATCAACGATCATCGGCTTGTCTTGGCTGACGCACACCTCGAGCAGTGATGACAATTGCTCAGGATCGAGTCGCACTCCCAGGGGATTGTTGGGGTTGCACAGTACAAGGCCTTGGCTCGCCTGTAAGGCTTCGAGTACCGCGTCGGTTGACAGCGCAAAGCCTTGTTCCTGCTTCTCAAAGCCCACAATCACCGGCTCCACGCCATTGATGTCGAGCATCTGGTAATAGAAGGAAAAGACCGGAGAAGGCACCACTACCCGATCCCCTGGAGAAAACAGCAACCGTATCACTAAGTCGATGGCCTGATCCGCCCCGTTCGTGAGCAGCAAACTGTCACTTGATACTCTGCAATATGCCGCCAGCTCATCCAATAATGGCCGATAATTAGGATAAGTGAACAGATCTCCCGGTTTCAATTCCGTGGAGATGAATCGTGCCAAGAACTCGTGCAAAAACTGGTTTTCGTTCAAATCCAGCAGCATCGATGAAAGATCGCGTTCTGGCGCCTTCCATAATCCGGAACGCGATATATGCTCGTGAATTTTCATGTGTGCATCCCGCCGTAGATCACCTGCTCGCCTAGCTCATACATATGCCTGACCTCTTCGCCGCTGGCATACACCACCGACCGCCCTGTGGCCGCCGACAAACACTGGCTGGTGATCAACCGACTAATCTCCGCAGTGAACGCCACAGCACGATGAAACGCTTCGGAAAGGTCACGACCAAAGCAGGTAATGCCGTGACTGGGCATCACAATACAGTTCGTGTCATCTGCACAGCGGCTGATAATGCTGACATCCAACTCGACATTAACACCCTCGCCGAGAATGTAGGGTGGTTTGCCCATCACCAATGCTGTGTCGTTCGACACGTATTCCATCTTGCTCCACTGCATAACTGAAAAGAAGGCGATAACATCATTAGGATGAATATGTACCGTAGCATTGACATCAGGTCGACAACGCATGATTTCGCGGTGCATCTGATGCCCAAGACTAGGCCTGAATCGACCGTGCAGAAGCTCATCGGATTGCATATCCAGCACAGCCAAATGCTCTAAGCCGCACTCCTCCAGCGAGACGCCACGGTGCTTGGTGTAGACCACTTCACGTTGCCAGTGCGGACAGTGACTGCGTACCGCGATATTGCCCAAGGTATTGACCAAGAGTTGTCGCGCCGCCAAACGCTGGCCGTATCGGAGAATACTCATACCAACCTCAAGGTCGAACCAGGCTGGCAATCCGACCAAGGAAGATTCAAGCCCCGTTAGTTGCAATTCAGGCATATCCCTTTGCCTCCACCGATACGCAATCGGTATTGACCACGCTTTTGACATGCTCTCCATTTAACAGACTCAGCATCGTTTCCAGGGCATCGGCCTTCAACTGAGCCAACGAACGCTCGCTGTAAAATGCGGCATGTGGCGTCAATAGCACACGTTCATGCTCTAATAGGGCTTGAGGAGGTGCTGGTTCCTCTTGCACGACATCAAGCAGCGCCATGGACACCACCCCGGACTGCAGAGCGCGGAGCAAAGCCTTGGTATCGACGATTCCCCCGCGTGCGGTATTGACGAAGGTCATACCGCGCTTCATTCGCGAAAAGCACGCGTCGCTCAACAAGTTCTCTGTATCATTCGTAAGAGGCAGATGCAGCGATATGACGTCGGCCACTTCGAGCAACGACTCAAGTGTGCCGCATTGTGCAATGTCCTCGGCACAGCGTTCGACCCAAGGATCGTAGAAACAGATTCGGTAGCCCATTGCCGCAGCTCTACGTGCCAAAGCGCGTGCCGTTGCCCCATAACCGACCAACCCCAGAACCGTGTCGCCGCAGGCTTTGATCTCGCCGGTATGCGCTCGCCAGCTCCAGCCTCCCTGGCGGGTATGCCTGGCGTAGTCGAAAAGCTTGCGCTGGGCGAATAGAATCAATGCCATGGCGTGCTCCGCGACCTCCTCCGCACCCACAGAGCCGATATTGGAGCAAAGAATGCCTTTCGCGCTCAGAGCCTCGACATCCACCTCATCAAGGCCAATGGTCGCCTTCACCAACGCGCGACAACGGTGCATCCTCGCAACCAGCGATGCATCAATGACAACCGAATGGAAGGCGATGATCCCGTCGGCCCGGGACAGTTGCTCATCAGAAGCTTGGGATGTGACTTCAAGACTGTAACTCTGCTGCTCAGCTCCCGACACATACTCTCCAGGGCCGACATAGTTCACTCGCTGTGAATCGATTATCAGAATGTTCATGGACATCTCTTCCTTATGTGTCAGGAGCACTATTGGTTCCAGATTTCTTGCCGGAAACGCTCAGGTGCTGAGGTAGTCGCATTGCTTACCAATCTGTTCTGCTCTGGCCATGTAATATATGCAGGCAGCGACCACCATGTCCTGGCTGGCATGTCCGACACTGCGGAAATAACTCAGACCGTCTTTATGCATAACCGGCGATGGCTGATCGATGACCAAATCACCGATCTCCCGAATGTCTTTCACATCAATCACCGACCATGCCAATGCCTGAGTGATTTCCCCCGACTCGCGACAGGCGGCCCTCAAATGATCGACATAAACCTGTGCATTGCCGAGTAAGCGAGGATCAATCTCACACGCATGCACCGTACTGCCACCAATGGCATTGATATGGGCACGGGGGTTGAGTTGATGTGCCTTGATCAAGGGCTGCGGACTTTCATGGGAGGTGGTAGTGCAGACTACGTCCGCGTCGAACAGCGCTTCCTGCATGCTGTGGGTCGCTTCGATAGGCAGCATTAGCTCGATGCTCAGACGCTCGGCCAAAGCGGCACTGTGGGCCGGGCGACGGGAAAATATTTTCACCTGTCCCACCTCCCTGATAGCGGCCATTGCCTTGATATGTGCCTCGGCCTGAACACCGGCACCCACCACCGCCAGCCTGATTCGCCGCTGCGGACAAAGCTTGTCCGTCGCCAGCGCACTCATGGCACTGGTTCGGAG
This portion of the Pseudomonas sp. SORT22 genome encodes:
- a CDS encoding NAD(P)-dependent oxidoreductase; translated protein: MNILIIDSQRVNYVGPGEYVSGAEQQSYSLEVTSQASDEQLSRADGIIAFHSVVIDASLVARMHRCRALVKATIGLDEVDVEALSAKGILCSNIGSVGAEEVAEHAMALILFAQRKLFDYARHTRQGGWSWRAHTGEIKACGDTVLGLVGYGATARALARRAAAMGYRICFYDPWVERCAEDIAQCGTLESLLEVADVISLHLPLTNDTENLLSDACFSRMKRGMTFVNTARGGIVDTKALLRALQSGVVSMALLDVVQEEPAPPQALLEHERVLLTPHAAFYSERSLAQLKADALETMLSLLNGEHVKSVVNTDCVSVEAKGYA
- a CDS encoding class II aldolase/adducin family protein — protein: MPELQLTGLESSLVGLPAWFDLEVGMSILRYGQRLAARQLLVNTLGNIAVRSHCPHWQREVVYTKHRGVSLEECGLEHLAVLDMQSDELLHGRFRPSLGHQMHREIMRCRPDVNATVHIHPNDVIAFFSVMQWSKMEYVSNDTALVMGKPPYILGEGVNVELDVSIISRCADDTNCIVMPSHGITCFGRDLSEAFHRAVAFTAEISRLITSQCLSAATGRSVVYASGEEVRHMYELGEQVIYGGMHT
- a CDS encoding MFS transporter → MKRWLKGSGLAAGMRNIILLRVLFVMANALGPFAALFFQRNYQLDSSAVALVVTLMSASYLVGNLLGGVLVGRCSFRGLLIGTSFCSSVCLLFAAVLSSSTASIVMVLLFMLCAGLITPVFSVLTSLVVDESNRISSFGYLHLASNLGAALLFVVGGYLLGLDSHYLMSFSMVVSVLCFLASLFLTLPKRSEGMRQAGRASFGAIADVPRIVIAAGAMFFALSVLDAQREYQLPLWLDVVTVGQAATVFSAVGIVNALLVILLTQPLIVLTSRFGVLTNLSMAAFFYGIGFGAYAFFEQTALILSFVFSWTLGEILGITYITALISQKAPLQIQASLFSLIPILLASAKVVSVGLGASLISWGGFQLSWSLYGLLGLLFGGGCLVVLASVGKGPCVSSGDR
- a CDS encoding ornithine cyclodeaminase family protein — translated: MLLLNREDITRCVELPKLVRALEDAHRGFARSAPVVPQRSIITHERQKAFSLFMPAYLPGNQTLGVKVSSFHPGNVMHGLSTVNGAVLLIDVETGRLLAMLDSGLLTALRTSAMSALATDKLCPQRRIRLAVVGAGVQAEAHIKAMAAIREVGQVKIFSRRPAHSAALAERLSIELMLPIEATHSMQEALFDADVVCTTTSHESPQPLIKAHQLNPRAHINAIGGSTVHACEIDPRLLGNAQVYVDHLRAACRESGEITQALAWSVIDVKDIREIGDLVIDQPSPVMHKDGLSYFRSVGHASQDMVVAACIYYMARAEQIGKQCDYLST
- a CDS encoding histidinol-phosphate transaminase, producing the protein MKIHEHISRSGLWKAPERDLSSMLLDLNENQFLHEFLARFISTELKPGDLFTYPNYRPLLDELAAYCRVSSDSLLLTNGADQAIDLVIRLLFSPGDRVVVPSPVFSFYYQMLDINGVEPVIVGFEKQEQGFALSTDAVLEALQASQGLVLCNPNNPLGVRLDPEQLSSLLEVCVSQDKPMIVDECYFEYLQQSCLTSFSEVRQLFIIRSFSKYFGLAGLRLGYVVTRPVSIRELMKVRGPWDVNHVAVKAALFCLQNRDALQMAHNKLAKIKSDIIEVCRANAITVYDSDTNFLLMQDQQDGRLAKSFAQANIRVSDCSQYPHSFGLLCNMLRVAIPVSSDLKAFLIAILRGSESSTCLDSVKIVDR